ACGAATAGGGCTGTAGTCCATACACACCAAATGCGCTATAAAGTGTTGTTTCTTCTTCTTCCGTTAATTGTATATCTTCATATAACAATTGAAATTGCCGTACGTATTGAGCTCGCTGTACGACGGGCACAGTTTCCTGTAAAAAAGCTTCAGCAAATGGAAGCATGGCACGTAAAATGAATGCTTGTGAATGTGACTCGCCAGCACGCTTAGCAAAAGTAGCTAACTCAAACAAATCTTGCATTTGTGGTAAGGCAATATGCGCAATGCTTTCCTGTAATAACTGTTCTTTTTGTAATAACACGTAAAATAGAAGCTTTAATGACTGTAAAGAAATCTCGGAGGAAACTTCCTCAAGATTGTTAATCAGAGTTAGCTCCTGTTCACGTCGAGGCTTCTCATAAAAAAGCACTGCCCACAGCAGCATATAGATTTGTAATCGACTAGCAAACAGCCCTTCACGTTCTAGTAAAAATTTACGGACAATTTCTTGAAGTGCATTATAAAATGGATCAGTTGCAAAAAGTCGAGAACGATTCGTTAATTCAGTTAATATACTTTCAAATGACTGGACGCTTTGATCGATAAAGTATTTCATATAAGGTGAGTCTAATGAATGACCTTGCGTATTATTTAAATGCCGCCAAATTGCATTAAAAATCGAAAGTTCGATAAATAGCTTATATAGTGGCTGCCATTCACGTTCAAATGGCATATGCTTGCGCAGTCGTTCTAATGCATCAGAACGGATTGCCGAAAGTCCGTAGCCTTCTAAAATGCGACCAGATGGTAACAGACGTTTCATTACTTCGTCGACCATTAGCTGCCAGCTTTCAGGGCTACGTTCGTCCGCTAATGATTTTAGCTGCACAGATTTTTGTGCACGCCATGCACCTGACCAGTTTTGTACAGAATCAAAATACTGATAGAGAGCAAGTAATGCGCCAACTTGATGACGACACCATTTTAGTTGGGGACAGTTACAGCTTAGAGTCCCATGAGCAAAATCAATTTCTACAGTTGCAGGTCTCACATCCTGTACACTTGCATATAATATAGAACTTGCTCCATTAAAACGTTCAAATACGATGGATTTGTTTCGTACAGAAAATACAGCACGACGCACCAGTTCCTCGTCTTCGCTAGAGGACGGATGTAAATCCTGCTCAGCTTCTTTTAATTTAGCAAGTATAAATGGTTGATGTTCCTTAGCTAGTTGCGAAATAGACAAAGCCATAACCTCACTCCTCTCAATTGCATTGGCCAATGACTTTAGCTTTATTTAGATGATTGAATGTCATCTTTCGTGGGAAGAAAAAAAGACTGTCTTTCCATTATACGATTAAAATGCAGACATGATAAGCTGAATGATTAGAAAGAAAAAATTTGAGGATAAGATGGTTAACAAGATGCGTGATTTGTGTTAAAATCTGAATAATCAGATAATGAGGAGGGATGAAGGATGATGCAAGTTCAGTATATGAAGCCGTTTTACACGAAAATCTCTGGAGATAAATTGCGTCTCGTATTTGCTTATCAATATTTCTCAATTTTAAAAGAGAATGAGATTTTTCATTTCATTCCAATTGAAGGGAAAGAGATGATTATTAACTTGCATACACAACAGATCGAAAATTTATCTGAGGTATTTGTTTTCCAAAAGGGCAATCGTTTTATCCGATTACCACTCTACCAACTATTACTCATTACCAATGTGCATGAACATTTAACGCCAATTCTTGAAAGCGCTACACCAAAATTGCCACAATTACCCCTTGTCTCTTCAGCAACTGTAGGTGAGATTGATCAGCTGATTGCTGAAATTGAACAAAAAAACATTGATTATTTAATAGACCAAGCATTAGCAGATTACAATGAAGCGCTCTTTTTTGAGCTACTACATCAAAAGAGCACGCATTTCGGAGGTTTCGGAAATTGAATACTCGGTACATCAAATAAGCACCCACTTTTCAAGAAAGAGAAGCGGGTGCTTTAACACTTTTATAGATAGAACACTTCAATTATTTGGATTATTTACCAATGTAACTTTAAAGAAGTTGTCACAATCCGATATAAATAAAAATACTTTTAGCATGGGGGTGGTGGAATGCTTGGTAAGTGGTCTGCTACAGGGTTATCTATATTAAGTAACATGAATAGGCACTATAATGCTATGAGCAAGTCGATGTTGCGAATTTCTACCGGTTATCGTATTAATAGTGCGGCTGATGATCCGGCTGGTCTTGCGATATCCGAGAAAATGAGGGCACAAATTCGCGGTTTGAATATGGCGTCGAAAAATATACAGGACGGTATTTCACTTGTGCAAACGGCAGAGGGCGCACTAAACGAAACGCATGCCATGATTCAACGAATGCGGGAGCTAGCAGTACAAGCATCCAATGACACATTAACCGATAGTGACCGACAGCAGCTTGATTTGGAATTTCAGGAACTAAAAAAAGAAATCCAACGTCTTTCTAAAGATACCGAATTTAATACGAAGACATTATTAAATGGTGACTATTCAACGAATGGTCTCAAGATTCAAGCGGGTGCAAACGCTGGTCAAACTATTGAGTTGTTTATTAATGATATGGGGGCAGGGGCGCTTGG
This DNA window, taken from Lysinibacillus sp. FSL M8-0337, encodes the following:
- a CDS encoding flagellin, with amino-acid sequence MLGKWSATGLSILSNMNRHYNAMSKSMLRISTGYRINSAADDPAGLAISEKMRAQIRGLNMASKNIQDGISLVQTAEGALNETHAMIQRMRELAVQASNDTLTDSDRQQLDLEFQELKKEIQRLSKDTEFNTKTLLNGDYSTNGLKIQAGANAGQTIELFINDMGAGALGLDATTSIATRDDANNAISSMDEALKRVSSERSRLGAYQNRLEHAYNANVNTAENLTAAESRIRDADIAKEMMNMVRSQILLQASQYVLALHMQQAQSILKLLESGTMRNPRY